The segment gggagaggacggcgtcgcttcgctacgctcagtcctcgcccatacgccattttggttgtttacactgcctctctctccctcgttttgtatcgtttttgtaactttttgctctttgttatggctcccaagcgcaaggcggactcttctgatggtagtgcatcgaagaaaagaaaggccatcaccatggaaattaaagtggacattataaagcgatccgagaagggagaaacgccaacaaacattggccgctcgcttggccttagccgttcgaccgttgctaccattatcaaagataaagagcgcatcgttgaacatgtgaaaggatctgctcctatgaaagcgacagtgataactaagcagcgtagtggtctaataattgaaatggaaaggttattggtgctttggttggaagaccaaaatcaacggcgtatcccagtcagccttatggtgattcaggagaaggcgaaaagattgtttgaagcgttgaaaaaagaaaagggggagggaagtgaaagtgaagagtttgtggctagtaggggttggtttatgcgatttaaggctcgggccaattaccataaccttaaattgcaaggtgaagctgctagtggggatgagaaagcagcgagtgaatttcctaaagcgttgtctgagataattaaggagggggttattctgctcagcaagtgtttaacgtagacgagacaggtttgttttggaaacgtatgcctaaccgcacttacatcgccaaggaggagaagtcagcacccggtcataaagccagcaaggagaggctaactttacttcttgggggtaatgctgctggcgacttcaaactgaagcccttgttggtgtatcaggctgaaaaatccaagggcactcaagggcatttggaagggtcaactaccagtaatttggaagtccaacaagaaggcatgggtgacacttgcagtgtttgaggactggttcgtaaaccattttgttccaagtgtggagcggtattgcgcctccaagggtatcccctttaaggtgttgctagtgctggacaatgcccctggacaccctgcccagctggagacttcaaccctaatgtcaaggtggtttaccttccacctaataccacggcccttttacagcctatggaccaaggagtgattgcttcgttcaaggcctactacctacgaaggacaattgctatggctttacaggcaactgaaaccaagaaggacttgactctgaaggacttttggaaatcctacaacatccttgatgctgtaaagaacattgctaattcctgggaggaggttaagcaaacaaacatgaatggtgtctggaagaaaatttttcctcaatttgtgaatgatttccatgggtttgaggacacagttcagctagttgtcaagaacgttgttgccctgagtaaggaaatcaatttggagatggaggttgatgatgttacagagctgctggagtctcatgcgaggagttatctgctgaggacctgatacaactggagaagcagataatagaggaagaagaagaagacacccaccccagagcctaaggcttcacaaggcaggacttgataagaggttttgcagagttgcagcaagcgttgtcaacttttgaggctcaggatcccaacttggacaggttcactagggtttccagaggcgtcatggatttgatgcagtgttacaaggagatcttggatgaaaagaggtcgctctctgttcagactaacctggagcagtattttaagaaggtagagaggcctgcaggagatcctgtaccctctacctcagctgcctctgctaatccagcaccttctgaatgttctgctaacccagactcacctgcccagagtatctccagcaccttctgtaggttctgcctcacctaaagactcacctgccccaacatctccactagtatgttctgcctcacctaaagactcacctgcccaaCATCTcccactagtatgttctgcctcacctcaagaatcacctgcctcagcatctccagtactagtatgttctgcctcacctcaagaatcatctgcctcagcatctccagcaacttctggcggttctttttctcttcactaacctcccccagtctctccagcactgcagcttcctctccagtgtgcaagccaatcaaactaataaaggtaaggaattgttctctcgttgttattgataggtatttacattaaatcatgtggtatttttcaatgttccgacttccgctgaaaatcgtgttacgatgcatcgtaagaacggatctacgtcgtaactcgaggaccccctgtattcataaaactttgttttatcataaatacttcatttttatgaatagaacttacctggcagttatatatatatagctgattcacacatttggaggtgggtgaaagacagccaacatcgttgggaaacaactaaaagttgtaggtaataaccttgattccttacctgctaaggtagctgacttcaaaggtTCCTGCCTCTTGAGTCGCTTTCCCTTAGGAGCGCCAGCCAGGATGAGACCTGTTATGCTGAAACTACTCAATCGAGTCTGTCAAACGGGGCGAGACCAACAACGTGACTAGACTTCTGCACTACCTATTCCCCTTTCAATTATCTGCAACCTTACTCAACCCAACCACTTAACCTTGCAGACTAGATATCTACCTATCTAGCTAGACTGAGGGTGCTGACCCAACCAGACCACtcttcagacaaccataaaaacacaaacctcAAATAAAAGGTATATCATACTAAAAGTTAAGGTTGAGGGGAGGTAGTAACTCCTTCGCCCAATAACGAAGACGTAGCTACGTATGGGCCCAGAGAGTAGCACTTCTCGTAATCTACTCTTACCTCTCTGAGGTAATGAGAAGCGAAAacagagttgctcctccaaaacgTCGAGTCCATAATTTGTCCAACTGACATATTCTTCTGATAGGCCAATGACGTTGAAATCGCCCTCACTTCGTGGGCCTTCACTTTAAGAGACGAAAGTTCTCCTCCTCACATAAGAGATGAGCTTCTCTAATTGtctccctcaagaagaatgacaATGCATTCTTCGAGAGGGGCCTTTGAGGATCCTTAACGGAACCCCATAATGCACTGGATGATCCtcttaaattttttgtttgtgaCAAATATGCCctgagagctctaactgggcagaggagtctctcctcctcttgacCCATTAAGTTTGTGAGGTTAGGGACCTCAAACGTCCTCAGCCAGGGtttggatgggttctcattcttagcgtgGAAGTCGAGCCTTAAAGAACAAACTGCTCTGTCTTGACTGAAGCCTACCTGCTTCTCCATCGCTTGAATCTCGCTGACCCTTTTTGCTGTGGCGAGAGCCATCAGAAATAACGTTTTCTTAGTTAAATCTCTAAGGGTCGCTTGCGAGATGGGTTCGAACTTCCTGCCGCATAAAAatttcaaaaccacatccaaattccaagccggGGGTCTTATCGTGTGCTTAGTCGTTTCAAACGACTTCAAGAGATCCTTCAAGTCCGTATTTTGAGATAACTCCATGCCTCTATGCCTAAATACTGCTGAAAGCATGCTTCTATATCCTTTTATAGTGGATACGGCCAGCTTAGATTCTTGTCTGAGGAACAgcagaaaatcagcaatctggctcacagaggtagtggttgaGGACACTTTGTTTCGTTTACACCAAGAtcgaaacacctcccacttcgattggtagactctctgAGAAGATaccctcctcgctcttgcgattgctcttgcagcttgcgcagaaaagcctctcgctctgacaagcttctcgatagtctgaatgcagtcagttgtagagcaagggggttttgatgatacctctcgaagtggggctgtctgagaagctttggacttggaggaaggcttcttggaaagtccactagcatctccactacctctgtgaaccactctcttgctggccagaatggagctatcagggtcattcttccTGTCTCGAGAAGGGCGAATTTCTTGATGACCAGATTgatgatcttgaacgggggaaacgcATAAGTGTCTATCCCTGTCCAGTCCATCAAGAAAGCGTCCACTGCTATTGCTTCCTTGTCCGGAACCAAGGAGCAGtagttggggattctcttgttcttgttggaggcgaagagatctatcgaTGGCctcccccataacttccacagttcCTGGCAAACCCGAAGatcgagggtccactctgttggaagaacTTGCCCTTTTCTGCTGAGCATGTCTGCCCTCACATTCTTCTGTCCctgtacaaatctcgttaacagaTTTATTCCATTCTCCTTCGCCCATAGAAGGAGTTCCTTTGCTGCTTCGTATAGGGACAgagaatgagttcctccttgctttcttatgtacgccagggctgtggtgttgtccgagttgacctctaCTACCTTCCCCGAGACCACTTCTTTGAAGGCTTTTAAACCTAACAGAATGGCCATCaattctttcttgttgatgtgccatccTTTCTGCTGCACTTCCCAAGAGCCCGATGCTTCCTtgttccccagtgttgctccccaacctgactccgaagcgtctgagaacaacactaggtctgggttcttcttgaATAGGGATATTCCTTCCCTCAATTTTGCGGGATCCAGCCACCAACTCAACTGTCTTTTGACGTTTgctggaatgggaaaggaaaaTGAGTCCTCCTGATTCTTCCTGTCCCAGACTCTTGAGAGGAAGTGTTGCAAcagtctgaggtgcaaccttcccagggagacaaactgctcgagcgaggagagggtgcccagcaaactcatccaatcCCTCGCCAAGCACTTCTCTCTCCCTAGGAATTGCTGCACTTTTTCGAGGCACTTGTTCtgcctctcttgagaaggaaaagcccgaaaaagagctgagtccagaactatccccaaatagagaatagTCTGACTCGGTTCCATCTGGGACTTCTCTTTGTTTATGATAAGACCCAGTTCTTGGGTCATGAGAAACGTCTtgtgcaagtcctccagacacttgCTCTTCGATCGAGATCTTATCAGCCAGTCATCCAGGTATAGTGATACTcttatcccttcttgatgaagCCAAGCAGCCACGTTCGACATTACccttgtgaagacttgaggggctgtgctgAGGCCGAAACatagggctctgaactggaaacaCCTGTCCTGAATCACGAATCTTAGAAATTTTCTTGAATTCGGGTGGATGGGgatatgaaaataggcgtcttgcaagtccagagacaccatccagtcccctggacggactgCTGCCAGCACCGACTGAGTCGTCTCCATAGTAAATTTGGTCTTCTCTGCAAAGACGTTCAgtgcgctgacatctagtacgggtctccatcccccccgaattcttgggtactagaaacaagcgattgtaaaagcctggggattctagttccagaacaggttctatggctccctttCCCAGCATCTGGTCTACTAGATCTAGGAGAGCCGCTTGTTTCGTGGCGTCCGAGTATTGAGCCACTAAGGCCCTTGGTGTTCTCGAAAGAGGTGGCTTTTtcaagaaagggatcttgtaaccctcccTGACGACTGagagagaccaggtgtccgccccccTTTTCTTCCAGGCCTGCCAAAAGTATGACAGCCttgctcctactgctgtctggaggacctgtGACTCACTTTCTAGCACGGGATCTAAACGATCTCCTGCTTGTTCTTGCGCCTGTCTCTTGTCTTCTACCTCTGAAGTCTGTCCTGGTCGGAgccctacctcgaaagggctgtaagaccttcttttcctccttctttgCCAAAGCCTGAGTCCCCGGTAGGCCCTTCCTTACGGAGCGAGTCAGAAGGTCCTGAGTGGCTTTCTGCGTTAGCGAATGGGTAATATCCCAGACCAGAGATTGAGGAAAAAGGTGTTCCGAGAGAGGAGCGTAAAGAAGTTCCGCCTTCTGAGCGATCGTAACTCCTTTGGTCGCGAAGGAGCACAACAGCGccctcttcttcaaaatccccGCTGTAAACAGGGAAGCCATCTCGTTTGCTCCATCCCTCAACGCTTTGTCCATACAGGCCATAATACTAGTCAAATCCTCCATTCCTGTGGCCTGTATGGGTTCTGCTTTCCTGGCTAGAGCCCCAAGGGCCCAGTCCAAAACGCTGAATACCTCGAAAgaacaaaatattcctttaatgaCGTGGTCTAACTCCGTCATGGACCACATCACTTTAGCCGAATTGAGAGCATGTCTCCTGGAAGAGTCAACAATcccggagaagtccccctgggaggaggcaggtactcccaggccaagagcttctccagtctcgtaccacATTCCCGCCTTAGACGCCAGCTTCGTCGGAGGAAAAGAAAAGGTAGTCTTCACtgcttgtcttttttcttttagccAGTCTCCGATTCTAGCCATcgacttcttagccgaaatcgacaACTTCATCTTGATGAAGGACGActgtttctgtgacttttttctcaCAAACTGCGACTGAGGAGAACGGGGAGCCGCTGGTTTAAACTCCTCTCCATACAATTCAAGTAGGGAGCGAGAAAGCACTTTATAATCTGCAGCCGCATTAGAAGGTTTATCCTCATCTTCCGATATTTCTTCTAACTCTAGACTTCCTTCCATCTCTTTATCCCTGTGGGTAGAAGGAACTAGTTCGGAAGCTCTATGTTTATCCAAATTGCAGCGTGTACCTTCATCAAACTCTTCCCGACGAACAACTGCGTCCGAGGAAAATTTCCGATCGTCGGAAGTATCCTGTCGTCGTGAACTGGAAGCGTCCTTACGTGAAGAAGTCAAAGTGTCCTGGCGCTGAGAGGTAGGTAAATCCTGAGGCTGATCACTAGCTGCGTCCTTATATCGAGCGCTAGACGTGTCTCGATGTCGGGAGGTGGATGCGTCCTTCCGTCGAGAGCAGGATGCGTCCTGCCGAAGAGCACTGTTAGTTTGCTTTCGCCGAGAGATATAAGCGTCCTGACGCCGCGGGCTGGATGCGTCCTGACGTCGATAGCTGGGTGCGTCCTGCCGTCTAGAACTGGATGCGTCCTGGATATGCTCACTGGATGCGTCCTGTGCGCGAGCGCTGAATGCGTCTTGTCCGCGAGCGCTGCATACGTCCTGGCGTCCCACTTTGAAGTCGTCTCGTTGAGCGAACGACTGTCGGGAACGCGAACCGACGTTCTCCCTGAGAGGAGACCTGAAGGTGTCGTCGTGCCGAGCAACCAAGTCCGTATCTCTGcgtctagaagaaggagaagagaggcgACGAGAACTAGGCCTAACCTGGCGTCGCGACTCGGGAGAAGTAGCTTGAACGGAGCCAGATCCCTCACAGTGCCAAGAGACAGAAGGTTTAGCAAGAGGAGAGAGCCGTAACTTTCTTACATCGCGCGAACGGTGCTGATCAACATCCTGACGAGTTGCGGAACCCCGCTCCTTCTTACGAGCTGTCGAAAACTCTACCGGAGTTTCCTCCCTTGATCTCTTCACCGGTAGCTTGTCGTCCTTACGTCTAGCCGACTGGGGAGGAGGACGGCTAAAGGCTTCCACTAGCGAAGTCAGTTGCTCCTGCATGACAGTCATGAAAGATCTCGCTACCGCTGCTGGGTCCTGCGGTTTCGAAGGGGACAGGTGTCGAGAAATACTGGAAGACGGAGACGGTTCTCTAGAGCGTTCCTCataatccgaaggaaaaggagatCTCTCTTGCCTCCATGCGTCCTGCGGAGAATCATCCTCTCTAGATCTCGCCTTTTTCACAGGAGAGGCGTCCAAGTCGTCGTCAGAAGGAAACGGTTCCGGGCTACTCCATCTACTCGATGGCGAGCGATAACGAGTCTGATCAGGACGCTGCTTCCAACTACTCTTGAGCGGTCTCGACTCCTCATACTGCCATCTGCGTCGAGGCTAGGGGCTCGGCGAAGACGCTACCACTTCCGACACGCCTTTTCTGTGGCGGTCATAAGCAGCCTGGGAAAACGCAACAGGACTGCTTGAGGCGACGGCTGACCGAGGATCAGTTCCTCTCACCCCCTTACGATCATTGACGTACcttctcccctggtcctgggagcttggtagaggtctagacctaggggcatgacaggatcgatcagtcgccacctccactgcactttcacaagcactatcactaatttcaccttcactcttaccttgtttAAAGGCTGCAAGTTGATCCTTGAGGACTTGCATCTCAGCCGCCATCTTGACAAACTGAGGGTTATCCAAAGCAGCTACAGGTTCTGTTACAGGAGAAGGAGCTACTACCTCAGGAACAGGTTCAACTACTACAGGGGTTGAGGGAACAGAAAGGTCTACGCTTACATCACTTCCAGacctagatttagatttagaagcccTCCTGACTTTATCTAACTCCAATCTACGCACGTAGCGTTTCATATCTAACCATTGTTTTTCATCCAAAACCTCGCATTCTTTACATCTTTTATCCAATGCACATTCAAAACCCCTACACCccaaacaaacagtgtgaggatccaccgaagccttcggcaatctcactttacactcctcattcacacacactcgaaaCTGTTTCTGAGACATCGCAAATCAAAgaacaatcaaaagaataatcataAACACAAGCCAAAAAGCGATTGCCAtccacagaatacgtcaccaattcGTAGAAATACAGCGACACAGGGAAGCGAGCGAAAAACCCGACGGCGGACTAGCAACGATGTTGACAGTCCAACCAgcagagatgatctgaggaatagaaaatgggaatggttccaagtaccaccctgtaagggttgttaaccacctaaccaaacacctaccactcggcggttgccgcgagttttgaaaaatctgccggaccgatggagactatagctatatatatataactgccaggtaagttctattcataaaacTACTTCATTGGTAACAGAAGAACCTCTTTGTTTTTAAtgtaagaaacaaaagaagaaatggCCAAGGATGTTACAGAACAGTCCTAACTGCTTAAAGCTTGTATCTTTGTCACAATGTCAGCTGCAAACTACAATGTATAACATTCCAAGTCTTAGAATAAGTTACCCTACTGCAGAGAGTGAGAATCTCACTAACCCATTTCAGATGAAACCGCCTGGAAAAACATCATCTGTGTGGAATACAAATGTGACATCTCCTACAAGGGTTCTTATGAGGGCTTGATGAGGCTTTTTGAGACCAAGAAAAGTTCTTCAAGCTGGGAAATTAAGACAACTCTGGAGTTACTTCCTCAGAATGTTAGATGGGATTTCTAAGTTCTACTGAAAAGCCCACTAATGTGTCAAATTAATGTTCATAAAATAATGCATACAGAATTTATCTCCTTGATTTGCTTCCAAGCTGATTAAGGCACCAGTAATTGACAGATAGTTACCAGTGTGAATCTTGTTCACACATATATAAGTTCATGAAAGCAAGTTAACAAAGAGTTGCCAAGATAATCCAAGGTACAGCTAAGTGCAGTACTATACGCCTTCATAACCAACTTCCTGAGCACAGTTCATTTGTCAATAATAGCAACATCTAGTCCACAATCAATGAACATGTAGATGTGCCTATTTGATATGTATTTGATGTTTATTTAAAACTAAACTTACTCTTCAccaaatggaaattaaaaatggatgtaAGTCCAACACGAATTCTGCAATAAAGATATTTCATGTCCAATAGCAATTCAGATTAGGTATTCTTATCAAGCCACAGGGCAAAAACATAGGGATCTGAACCTGGATATAGTATGCAGTATTCCTAAGAGTATGAAAAACATTTTGAACTAGTCTTTCTTATTCAAAACTGTCACTAAATggcaacaccacacacacagtaCCTTACTGAATAAGCCTGCAACTATAATAATGGCTGCTGCAGTCTATCAAGGAACAAGGAAGAGTCGAGTGCTGCACAAAACATACTACAGTACAGTTATTTCTCTTGGTCATAAAACTAAACAATCTTAATTTGAGCTGTCATACCATGAGACAAATTgacaattttaaataaaatttattgtcTAATATAAATTAGCTTCTTGTAAAGATAAAAGGGAGCACAGCAAAAATGAAAGAAGCATAAAGCACTAAGCATTTCACCAAAAAATACGATGAAAAACAAGAAATCTCATGAACAGAGAAAGACACTTACTCTAGGTGCATATTGCAAATACTGTTTCCCTGCTGCCATATGAGAAAGAAAACGAAAGCGATTGTCATGTAAGACGTAGACACCCTGGTGATTTGTCCTCAGATTATCAATCTGCTTTTTATAAACTGTTACCCACAGGTccttacaaatatatttcattatatccaGTTCATCTTTGTATCGACCAGACTCTCTGGTTAgcctgaaaagaaaatgaaagaatttagaattaaaaattaataatgtataagtatgTACCTTTTATTACActtatatttcagtaattttacattttgattataGCATCAGCATCTAATTTCCTAGGGAAAAACAACTGAATCCAAATTCATGTTCAGATGATAATAGCAACAGATAGTACCATATATTTAATGCTCAACATTTATTTCCTTTGTGTAAGCATCATCTAAATTTGTCTGAAGAGTACCTCAATCTGCCGACTCCAATTAGCTCTCCTTTTAAAGATGATGTTAGCCTTACCCTAAGATTTTCCTCCCTTACTTGGGCTTGGAACATTTAGCATGattgcacaatttttttttgccTAGCTTACCTTTTGCACCTCTTGGATAGCATCTATTATCTACATCTTCTCCGTACATCCTACTCACTACTTCATGTCCTTACAGGCATATCTTTTTCTGTCTTGCTGGTCCTAAAAGCACTCCTTATCTCTCTTTATCTGTAGCCAATTGCAGTTTCCAAACCTTCCTCAACCCCAAAACTTGACTAAATGTGTTGACAATGGCATTGTGATGTAACTCTATAGTTTTTGTTATAATCCTAAATTAGGCTAATCTAAAGACTGTGCTGCCGTTGCTTCCTATCAGCTAAACATCATCTGGGATATTTTAtaagcattttcattttctccatGATCTCTCAATTTGAAGTGCTGGGATCTAGATACCTGACTGGAAAAATAGCAGTTGTCTTGACACTTAAGAAGACCAGATTATCTCCATACATGTAATGAAGGAAAACAAGCCAAGtaacaagaaaaacaagaatgaaaGATCCTTGAGCCTTACGGCCTGTTTCTGGAGTGCATGCCCATCCTGACATGAACAAAGTCCAAACATCCATCAAACCACTTACAAATTCAAATTCTGAATAGGTACCCTTATGgatatttccttttccttgtgGACTAAACAAACACCTAAGCAACTCCTTACTAATCAGGCAACTTACCTTCTCAACAGAATCATTCAAATGAAGCAATTTCTGCCAGAGAATACAATGGACAGCACAATGtatcaaacaaataataaaacaagaaattcaCAAAATATGGTTACTGCACTTTGTGACTGTCCTAGAATGTAAACCtatgtagaataaaacataaCTAAAAACAGTAACACTGACATGCAAGACTGATAGCCATACAGTCCTTTCCTCAACACTGAACACTACAGCATAGAGAAATTTTAGGATGCTCAAAAGATCAAAATATAAACATAGCTAAATATGCACCTATTACAAATGAAGAGTACGTAATATGAATACGTACAtgtaaataatgtataaatagtTAGTAACTGGTTGAGTAAGTTTTCATCACACcttcaaacatacataaactCACGAACCCATCATACATACAGTAAATCAAAATACCTCAACAAAGTTGTTCATTACAACAATGGATGACTACATATGAAAAAACACTTAAAGTATCAATTATAGAAAgtataaaagtgaaaaatataaattttcatgatagaAATTGTTTGGATATTTACCTACTATTATAGAAAGCTATTTCCATGCCTGTCACCATGCAGATATAAGCCACCtttaacagtaataaaaatcatCCCCAATAAATGAAGgtggtatggagagagagagagagagagagagagagagagagagagagagagagagagagagagagagaggttaaaagcAAGCATAATGGACATTTCAGATGACAACTGGGAACACTAAACAGGCAGGACAGGGGTAATCCCTTAACAGGAGACACCTTGTCCATTTGTAATTGCCATATTCCATGCACTGTACTCGTTTTCaatggcaatttggcattcaagTATGTCTGACCTAAAAGGTTCCTAGACTTTATTAAAAGTTAGAGCTGAGTATTGTATTGCTATTGCAATTCATGTAAACACTTTTTTATCACACTTAAACACTTTTTTAAATGAAACCAAAGTATTTCATACCTTTCGACTAGTCTGTATCCTGTAATGAATCCCATGTGTTCAAGTTTGGATAGAGATTCATCCTGAAAAAGAGAtattcattacaataaaattaaaacctaAGCAAATTTACTATCACGGTGAACAATCTTAATTATTTAGCAATACTACTAGCATATATTGAGGCTACAGGAACTAATAGGACTTCTCAAAATTTCTATGTTATTCAATGGAGTTGTCAAGTGAACAGAATACTAATTAGCACTGTCTGCATTTCTGCTGCAAGATACTTAGACTAAGAATGAATGATATTTGCATCCACTTACTGTAACCCATAATGGTGTGCAATCCATAtctacaaaaattataatttaaggcAATAATTCCAAGAACTGCAAATGGAAGTAATAGCAGATGATTGCAAATGATGAACACTGGTACAGTAATTAAtaagttttatggtaactttgaGCAAGAAAATgttagtccccgggttacgacaggctcggcttacgatgttccaagTTTGCAACActcttcaaatatataaaaaattatgtcgTTGATCTGACGCCAATCCAATGGtagaaatatatctccaaaatggcaaaatggtcaaaatttcttgtttgtttttatgaaaaactcaataaaaat is part of the Macrobrachium nipponense isolate FS-2020 chromosome 6, ASM1510439v2, whole genome shotgun sequence genome and harbors:
- the LOC135216673 gene encoding trafficking protein particle complex subunit 6b-like is translated as MAEEALFDFIHMEVVNYVFQANEKVSEDESLSKLEHMGFITGYRLVERLTRESGRYKDELDIMKYICKDLWVTVYKKQIDNLRTNHQGVYVLHDNRFRFLSHMAAGKQYLQYAPRYLGFTCGLVRGCLANLGVTCVVTAEVTQLPACKFQIQVQRG